The following proteins are encoded in a genomic region of Streptomyces collinus Tu 365:
- a CDS encoding TetR/AcrR family transcriptional regulator produces MQTAAPERKVPRPRADAVRNRERIVTAAREMFVEHGPDVPLDEIARRAGVGNATLYRNFPDRDALVREVVCSVMDRTAEAAEQALAETGDAFAALERFVHAAADERISALCPMVSSTFDQHHPDLEASRERVEQLVDEIMGRAKAAGQLRTDVGVGDLMVAAAQLSRPPAGTGCLFGDRFVHRHLQLFLDGLRAPARSTLPGTAVTMKELRQS; encoded by the coding sequence GTGCAGACCGCAGCCCCCGAGCGCAAGGTGCCCCGGCCGCGCGCCGATGCCGTGCGCAACCGGGAGCGGATCGTCACCGCCGCCCGGGAGATGTTCGTCGAGCACGGCCCGGACGTGCCGCTCGACGAGATCGCCCGCCGGGCCGGTGTCGGCAACGCCACGCTGTACCGCAACTTCCCCGACCGCGACGCCCTCGTCCGCGAGGTCGTCTGCTCCGTGATGGACCGCACGGCCGAGGCGGCCGAGCAGGCCCTCGCGGAGACCGGAGACGCCTTCGCCGCACTGGAGCGCTTCGTGCACGCCGCCGCCGACGAGCGGATCAGCGCCCTGTGCCCGATGGTCTCCAGCACCTTCGACCAGCACCACCCCGACCTGGAGGCGTCCCGGGAGCGCGTCGAGCAGCTCGTCGACGAGATCATGGGCCGCGCCAAGGCGGCCGGGCAGCTCAGGACCGATGTCGGAGTCGGTGACCTGATGGTCGCCGCGGCCCAGCTCAGCCGGCCTCCGGCCGGTACGGGCTGTCTGTTCGGCGACCGCTTCGTGCACCGTCATCTGCAGCTGTTCCTGGACGGCCTGCGGGCCCCGGCCCGCTCCACCCTGCCGGGCACGGCAGTGACCATGAAGGAGCTGCGTCAGTCCTGA
- a CDS encoding M6 family metalloprotease domain-containing protein yields MQPQSPRSRRIRPRRIRPRRVAALAAVTVLTLAVSTSAGTGRLTARTTAGPVGLARSSALSPCFLRGGLDVQMTEGLPTPTGYSHSTGTVHALTLMVDFSDAPGQGSALDRFHEFFPQTQEWFRTASYGRLDYRPETPIPTWLRMPKPFKAYGIERGAPFDPGYRELVQDIVAAADPDVDFRSYDLLNVLVTPNAGPSALDTVLSVTFAGNSDAPVADGVPISNASFVYSRQDDGSGSYARTGYRVLPHENGHTFGLPDLYTQEGGGAVGHWDIMSEDWGANNDLLGWHKWKLGWLDGTQVGCAGARGSVEYTLTPLYKAGGGKLVLVPVDSRSVYALELRAPGGNDEDVCEPGILIYRVDSTVDTGRGPITVFDGHRDSGGCTRSPNVHAELSDAPFSVGQTFKDPRHRITIQVLSGTPGGAYRVRITRG; encoded by the coding sequence ATGCAGCCGCAGTCGCCCCGCAGCCGCCGCATACGCCCGCGTCGCATACGCCCGCGCCGTGTGGCCGCCCTCGCCGCGGTGACCGTCCTGACCCTCGCGGTCAGCACCTCGGCCGGAACCGGGCGTCTGACGGCGCGCACCACCGCGGGGCCGGTCGGCCTGGCCCGCTCCTCCGCACTCTCCCCCTGTTTCCTCCGCGGCGGCCTGGACGTGCAGATGACGGAAGGTCTGCCCACCCCCACCGGCTACTCGCACTCCACGGGCACGGTCCACGCCCTGACCCTGATGGTCGACTTCTCCGACGCGCCCGGACAGGGCAGCGCGCTCGACCGCTTCCACGAGTTCTTCCCGCAGACCCAGGAGTGGTTCCGCACGGCGTCCTACGGCCGGCTCGACTACCGCCCCGAGACGCCGATACCCACCTGGCTGCGGATGCCGAAACCCTTCAAGGCGTACGGCATAGAGCGCGGCGCGCCCTTCGACCCCGGCTACCGGGAACTGGTCCAGGACATCGTCGCCGCCGCCGATCCCGACGTGGACTTCCGCTCGTACGACCTGCTGAACGTGCTGGTCACCCCGAACGCCGGCCCCTCCGCCCTGGACACGGTGCTGTCCGTGACCTTCGCCGGCAACTCCGACGCCCCGGTCGCCGACGGCGTCCCCATATCCAACGCGTCCTTCGTCTACTCCCGCCAGGACGACGGCTCCGGCTCCTACGCCCGCACCGGCTACCGGGTACTGCCGCACGAGAACGGCCACACCTTCGGCCTGCCCGACCTGTACACCCAGGAGGGCGGGGGCGCGGTCGGGCACTGGGACATCATGAGCGAGGACTGGGGGGCCAACAACGACCTGCTCGGCTGGCACAAGTGGAAACTGGGCTGGCTGGACGGCACCCAGGTGGGCTGCGCGGGGGCCCGGGGCAGCGTCGAGTACACGCTGACCCCGCTGTACAAGGCGGGCGGCGGCAAACTCGTCCTGGTGCCGGTCGACTCCCGCAGCGTGTACGCGCTGGAGCTGCGGGCACCGGGCGGCAACGACGAGGACGTCTGCGAGCCGGGCATCCTCATCTACCGCGTCGACTCCACCGTGGACACCGGGCGCGGCCCCATCACGGTCTTCGACGGCCACCGCGACAGCGGCGGCTGCACCCGCAGCCCCAACGTCCACGCGGAACTCTCCGACGCCCCCTTCTCCGTCGGCCAGACCTTCAAGGACCCGCGCCACCGGATCACCATCCAGGTACTGAGCGGGACGCCCGGCGGGGCGTACCGGGTGCGCATCACTCGGGGGTAG
- a CDS encoding tyrosine-type recombinase/integrase: MASQRKRNPNGAGTITKRKDGRYQCAVYVLQPDGTRARKFAYGKTWAECDAKRRELLDKVDQGVPVPTRSAKLSEWLPYWLDNVIKPRRKLSTYDKYEAHVRIYLVPLLGAKRLESLSVADVRRFIVRLEKEATAATAKESHRVLRSALSSACREELITRNVAKLVEPPRTDNRELKPWTLDETLDFLAASRKDPLYAAFVLAIAMGLRRGEIIGLRWSDLDLDNRVLYVRQQTQRRRGVLYDDDPKSRRRRAVPLPALCIAPLRWHRMRQADARAKAGEGWNESDYVFTTRTGRPVEPRNVYRSFTRVARSAGLRVIRLHDARHGTATLLTAAGVAPRVVMEILGHSQISITMDVYTHVVQDTQREAMSHMDRLLRKRRPERG, translated from the coding sequence ATGGCCAGTCAACGCAAGCGCAACCCGAACGGCGCGGGCACCATCACCAAGCGCAAGGACGGGCGCTACCAGTGCGCCGTCTACGTCCTCCAGCCGGACGGCACCCGCGCTCGCAAGTTCGCCTACGGCAAGACGTGGGCTGAGTGCGACGCCAAGCGCCGTGAACTGCTCGACAAGGTCGACCAAGGAGTGCCCGTGCCCACTCGCTCCGCCAAGCTCTCCGAGTGGCTGCCCTACTGGCTGGACAACGTCATCAAGCCCCGACGCAAGCTCAGCACCTACGACAAGTACGAGGCACACGTCCGGATCTATCTCGTGCCACTGCTCGGCGCCAAGCGCCTCGAATCCCTCAGCGTCGCCGACGTCCGCCGGTTCATCGTCCGCCTGGAGAAGGAGGCCACCGCGGCGACCGCCAAGGAGTCACACCGGGTTCTGCGCTCGGCGCTGTCCTCCGCCTGCCGCGAGGAACTGATCACGCGCAACGTCGCCAAGCTCGTCGAGCCGCCTCGCACCGACAACCGGGAACTCAAGCCCTGGACCCTGGACGAAACGCTCGACTTCCTGGCCGCCTCCCGGAAGGACCCGCTATACGCGGCGTTCGTGCTCGCCATCGCCATGGGCCTGCGGCGGGGCGAGATCATCGGGCTCCGCTGGTCGGACCTCGACCTCGACAACCGTGTCCTGTACGTCCGGCAGCAGACCCAACGCCGCCGGGGCGTCCTCTACGACGACGACCCGAAGAGCCGCAGGCGCCGGGCCGTCCCGCTGCCCGCCCTCTGCATCGCGCCCCTGCGGTGGCACCGCATGCGGCAGGCGGACGCCCGCGCCAAGGCGGGGGAGGGGTGGAACGAGTCGGACTACGTCTTCACCACCCGGACGGGTCGCCCGGTCGAGCCGCGCAACGTCTACCGCTCCTTCACCCGCGTCGCCCGGTCCGCCGGCCTCCGCGTGATCCGGCTGCACGATGCCCGTCACGGGACGGCCACCCTCCTCACGGCGGCCGGTGTCGCGCCCCGCGTGGTGATGGAGATCCTGGGCCACTCTCAGATCAGCATCACCATGGATGTCTACACGCACGTCGTGCAGGACACCCAGCGGGAGGCCATGAGTCACATGGACCGGCTGCTCCGGAAGAGGCGGCCCGAGCGGGGGTGA
- a CDS encoding helix-turn-helix domain-containing protein, protein MHDDELLTVPDVMARLKLGRSTVYDLIRSRRLPSLTIGRCRRIPARAVREYITNELEAVA, encoded by the coding sequence ATGCATGACGACGAGCTGCTGACGGTGCCCGACGTGATGGCACGGCTGAAGCTTGGCCGCTCCACGGTCTACGACCTCATCCGCTCCCGGCGGCTGCCCTCGCTCACCATCGGCCGCTGCCGCCGCATTCCGGCGCGCGCCGTCCGCGAGTACATCACCAACGAACTGGAGGCGGTGGCCTGA
- a CDS encoding replication initiator: MPGILRQLSGLGGCTHPIRLDGHRTEYDVDITTGEIGRVLQHLDSAALPAGQLLVRCNNRRTTRCPACAEVYRRDTFHLITAGLRGGKGTPEHVAAHPRVFATFTAPGFGPVHNRRTDGRPCRCGTHHDQDDDALGTPLAPDTYDYEAAVLWNAHAGQLWRRFSIYLRREAAKRAGLSQRHFRQHARISFAKVAEYQKRGAVHFHAVIRIDGPGGGDTPPPAWATAELLTDAIEAAAAKVRVDGPVIDGRAHTFAFGRQLDVRTIRSADFDGGQELTERAVAAYIAKYATKGAETATGALDRPLKFAAELAQLDISDHARRLIRTAWTLGARKDLEHLRLRAWAHMLGFRGHFSTKSRRYSTTLGALRDARAEWRRAQATTDERPTDTTFVLAHWVFAGTGLSDTEAWLAASLEPAPGTEGEPTHA; this comes from the coding sequence CTGCCGGGTATCCTCCGTCAGCTCTCCGGGCTGGGCGGCTGCACGCACCCGATCCGGCTGGACGGCCACCGCACCGAGTACGACGTCGACATCACGACCGGCGAGATCGGCCGCGTCCTCCAGCACCTCGACTCGGCCGCCCTCCCGGCCGGTCAGCTCCTCGTCCGCTGCAACAACCGCCGCACCACCCGCTGTCCGGCGTGCGCCGAGGTCTACCGCCGCGACACCTTCCACCTGATCACCGCCGGACTACGCGGCGGCAAAGGCACCCCGGAACACGTCGCCGCCCACCCTCGCGTCTTCGCCACCTTCACCGCCCCCGGCTTCGGCCCGGTCCACAACCGCCGCACAGACGGCCGCCCCTGCCGCTGCGGCACCCACCACGACCAGGACGACGACGCCCTTGGCACACCGCTCGCCCCGGACACCTACGACTACGAAGCGGCCGTCCTCTGGAACGCGCACGCCGGACAGCTCTGGCGGCGCTTCTCCATCTACCTCCGCCGAGAGGCCGCTAAGCGCGCGGGCCTGTCACAGCGCCACTTCCGCCAGCACGCCCGCATCTCCTTCGCCAAGGTCGCCGAGTACCAGAAGCGCGGAGCCGTCCACTTCCACGCCGTCATCCGTATCGACGGCCCCGGTGGCGGCGACACTCCGCCCCCGGCCTGGGCGACCGCCGAACTGCTCACGGACGCCATCGAGGCCGCCGCCGCCAAGGTCCGCGTCGACGGCCCGGTCATCGACGGCCGTGCGCACACCTTCGCCTTCGGCCGACAGCTCGACGTCCGCACCATCCGCTCGGCCGACTTCGACGGCGGCCAGGAGCTGACCGAGCGGGCCGTCGCGGCGTACATCGCCAAGTACGCCACCAAGGGCGCCGAGACCGCCACGGGAGCTCTCGACCGCCCGCTCAAGTTCGCCGCCGAACTCGCCCAGCTCGACATCAGCGACCACGCCCGCCGCCTCATCCGCACGGCCTGGACCCTCGGCGCCCGCAAGGACCTCGAACACCTCCGCCTGCGCGCCTGGGCTCACATGCTCGGGTTCCGCGGCCACTTCTCCACCAAGTCCCGCCGCTACTCCACCACCCTCGGCGCCCTCCGCGACGCCCGCGCCGAATGGCGCCGAGCCCAGGCAACAACCGACGAACGGCCGACGGACACGACGTTCGTCCTTGCTCACTGGGTGTTCGCCGGCACCGGCCTGTCCGACACCGAAGCCTGGTTGGCCGCTTCTCTCGAACCCGCACCCGGAACCGAAGGAGAACCGACGCATGCATGA
- a CDS encoding mobile element transfer protein yields MSANRSFRNVTRIGPVQVGTAYDNRGREKHTAACTAPRCGFSADYDSRAAAELAARTHRCPIR; encoded by the coding sequence ATGTCCGCCAACCGCAGCTTCCGCAACGTCACCCGCATCGGCCCCGTCCAGGTCGGCACCGCCTACGACAACCGCGGCCGCGAGAAGCACACCGCCGCCTGCACCGCACCGCGTTGCGGCTTCTCCGCCGACTACGACAGCCGCGCCGCCGCCGAACTGGCCGCCCGCACCCATCGCTGCCCCATCCGCTGA
- a CDS encoding DUF2637 domain-containing protein — protein sequence MRARLVRVDAVLVQALIAAALSFAHLHDVAVAAGQDGWKAWAYPVSVDLLLVAAWRRLRSGTTKTAAWCWFVVALTASLGANVATAGLLDLGNVPAWLRILVAGWPAVAFLGGTLLAHTAPKTGPGAEVVEDQEDEPETAPEPPAQPAIEAPPQPPPVSVPSALVAHARKVAAEHHARTGTPIDTPTLRARLGVPVPMAEAIAAHL from the coding sequence ATGCGCGCCCGCTTGGTCCGCGTCGACGCGGTGCTCGTCCAGGCGCTCATCGCCGCCGCGCTGTCCTTCGCCCACCTGCACGACGTCGCCGTGGCGGCCGGACAGGACGGCTGGAAGGCCTGGGCCTACCCCGTCTCCGTGGACCTGCTGCTCGTCGCCGCCTGGCGTCGACTGCGCTCCGGTACAACCAAAACGGCGGCCTGGTGCTGGTTCGTCGTCGCACTCACCGCATCCCTCGGCGCCAACGTCGCCACCGCCGGCCTCCTCGACCTCGGAAACGTCCCGGCCTGGCTGCGCATCCTCGTCGCGGGCTGGCCCGCCGTCGCTTTCCTCGGCGGCACCCTCCTCGCGCACACCGCGCCGAAGACGGGCCCCGGTGCGGAGGTCGTCGAGGACCAGGAGGACGAGCCCGAAACCGCGCCCGAACCGCCCGCCCAACCCGCCATCGAGGCACCGCCTCAACCCCCGCCCGTATCCGTGCCGTCCGCTCTGGTCGCCCACGCCCGCAAGGTCGCCGCCGAGCATCACGCCCGAACCGGCACCCCGATCGACACCCCGACCCTGCGCGCCCGCCTCGGCGTCCCGGTGCCCATGGCCGAAGCCATCGCCGCCCACCTCTGA
- a CDS encoding FtsK/SpoIIIE domain-containing protein, translating to MSDLTTLLEVGGPVAALGGGAAYARAKHPAAYWSTVGLPVSTVRLLSSYGSVMEACGLTVAPSRLRVLAVKATTQREVRPVPPRRGIIRPTTTGLRIRLRLAPGQEPADFAASAERLRHAWGVHAVYVTTVKPGVVDLRLVGYDVLRRVRMPRKAAHGPLKVPVALREDATPFVRDYRTIPHQLTLGATLSGKSMYLRHLVAGLAPQSVALVGIDCKRGVELAPFAPRLSALATHPEQAAELLPVLVDEMEDRYDLIKARQGITPGTPDEEITSDIWGLPDHERPVPIVLFVDEVAELFLIATKKDEERRDEMVTQLIRLAQLGRAAGIYLEVCGQRFGAELGKGATMLRAQLTGRVCHRVNDEASAKMALGDIAPEAVQAACSIAPERPGLAVAGDTSGGWSRIRTPYLSLGDAAETCRESAHLVPDLPALKPFRPDVPVRPVETAAPVFLPRPVID from the coding sequence ATGTCCGACCTGACGACGCTCCTCGAAGTGGGTGGTCCTGTCGCCGCACTCGGCGGCGGGGCCGCCTACGCCCGGGCCAAGCACCCGGCGGCGTACTGGTCCACGGTCGGCCTTCCGGTGTCCACGGTCCGGCTGCTCAGCTCCTACGGCTCGGTCATGGAGGCATGCGGCCTGACCGTGGCTCCCTCCCGGCTGCGGGTCCTCGCCGTCAAGGCCACGACCCAGCGCGAAGTGCGGCCCGTACCGCCGCGCCGGGGCATCATCCGACCCACCACGACCGGACTGCGGATCCGTCTTCGCCTGGCGCCGGGCCAGGAGCCCGCCGACTTTGCGGCCTCCGCCGAGCGACTGCGGCACGCCTGGGGTGTCCACGCCGTCTACGTCACCACCGTGAAGCCTGGGGTCGTCGACCTGCGGCTCGTCGGCTACGACGTCTTACGGCGGGTGCGCATGCCTCGCAAGGCCGCGCACGGCCCCCTCAAAGTGCCGGTCGCACTGCGAGAAGACGCCACCCCCTTCGTCCGGGACTACCGCACCATCCCCCACCAACTCACTCTCGGCGCCACCCTGTCGGGCAAGTCCATGTACCTGCGGCACCTGGTCGCCGGGCTCGCTCCTCAGTCCGTCGCCCTGGTCGGCATCGACTGCAAGCGGGGCGTCGAACTGGCCCCCTTCGCACCCCGGCTCTCCGCGCTGGCCACCCACCCGGAGCAGGCGGCCGAGCTGCTGCCCGTGCTGGTCGACGAGATGGAGGACCGGTACGACCTGATCAAGGCCCGGCAAGGCATCACCCCTGGCACTCCGGACGAGGAGATCACCTCCGACATCTGGGGCCTACCCGACCACGAACGCCCCGTGCCAATCGTCCTGTTCGTGGACGAGGTCGCTGAACTCTTCCTCATCGCCACCAAGAAGGACGAGGAACGCCGCGACGAGATGGTCACCCAGCTCATCCGGCTCGCCCAGCTCGGCCGCGCCGCCGGCATCTATCTGGAGGTCTGCGGGCAACGCTTCGGCGCCGAACTCGGCAAAGGCGCCACCATGCTCCGCGCCCAGCTCACCGGCCGCGTCTGCCATCGCGTCAACGACGAGGCCTCCGCGAAGATGGCTCTCGGCGACATCGCACCGGAAGCCGTCCAGGCAGCCTGTTCCATCGCTCCCGAACGGCCCGGCCTGGCCGTAGCGGGCGACACCTCTGGCGGCTGGTCCCGCATCCGCACGCCGTACCTCTCCCTCGGGGACGCTGCCGAGACCTGCCGCGAGTCGGCCCACCTGGTGCCCGACCTGCCCGCGCTGAAGCCCTTCCGGCCCGACGTACCCGTGCGCCCGGTCGAGACCGCGGCCCCGGTCTTCCTGCCCCGCCCGGTCATCGACTGA